A DNA window from Pleurodeles waltl isolate 20211129_DDA chromosome 12, aPleWal1.hap1.20221129, whole genome shotgun sequence contains the following coding sequences:
- the LOC138266865 gene encoding zona pellucida sperm-binding protein 3-like, with amino-acid sequence MGWRCFLGAGLWLIHFGLCLDEVGPVRDSSPWSSLRTWFPGSHSQVGVASSGPWVSPGGRGRSRALPALQPVAVQCQGDSMVVTVQRDLFGTGRLVLPGDLWLGAAFCSYTSVSVDNTVIFQTALHDCGNTKEVTPKLVIYSSILTYMPTPSSNRVITRTNQMSVLLQCIYPRHANVSSKAIKPTWVPLRTTVFADGMLSFSFRLMTDDWTSSRSTTTFQLGDVFHLEASVDAASHYPLRIYVDSCMASPTVDPDSTLQYDIVSSHGCLVDGKMSESSAFVSPRVQPDKLRFTVDAFRFIGTTNSLIFITCSLRAVPADSAPSPVSKACSYQARRGWSPVEGPSSVCGCCDSGSCASLGGPRALHQDSAPRRFGKRGEPTDEFQVLAVGPLIVLSENDAAGADVPPPDILALSDGEPRSMLGLEPQFLASEVAQEDEHHHIQDRTVDFEMEGRGPLRL; translated from the exons ATGGGGTGGCGTTGCTTCCTGGGTGCCGGTCTGTGGCTGATTCACTTTGGGCTCTGTCTGGATGAGGTGGGCCCTGTGCGGGACTCTTCCCCGTGGAGCTCCCTGAGGACCTGGTTTCCTGGCTCCCACTCCCAGGTGGGGGTGGCCAGCAGCGGTCCCTGGGTCTCACCTGGAGGCCGGGGGAGGTCCAGGGCCCTCCCCGCGCTGCAGCCGGTGGCTGTGCAGTGCCAAGGTGACAGCATGGTGGTCACGGTCCAGAGGGACCTCTTTGGCACGGGGAGGTTGGTCTTGCCGGGTGACCTCTGGCTGGGGGCAGCTTTCTGCAGCTACACCTCGGTCAGCGTGGACAACACGGTCATCTTCCAGACCGCGCTGCACGACTGCGGCAACACCAAGGAG GTTACCCCGAAGTTGGTCATATATAGCTCCATCCTGACCTACATGCCCACCCCGTCCAGCAATCGCGTCATCACCAGGACCAACCAGATGTCCGTCCTGCTTCAGTGCATCTACCCCAG GCATGCCAACGTGAGCAGCAAGGCCATCAAGCCCACCTGGGTCCCTCTCCGTACTACAGTGTTTGCCGATGGGATGCTAAGCTTCTCTTTTCGCCTGATGACTG ATGACTGGACTTCCTCTAGGAGCACCACAACCTTCCAGCTTGGGGATGTCTTCCACCTAGAAGCCTCAGTCGATGCTGCAAGCCACTATCCTCTCAGGATCTACGTGGACAGTTGTATGGCCTCCCCTACAGTGGACCCAGACTCTACTCTCCAGTATGACATAGTTTCCTCCCATGG atgcCTGGTAGATGGGAAGATGTCCGAGTCGTCAGCCTTTGTATCCCCTCGGGTGCAGCCAGACAAGCTTCGGTTTACAGTGGATGCCTTCCGGTTCATTGGTACCACCAACTCCCtg ATATTCATTACCTGCAGCCTTAGGGCAGTCCCTGCAGACAGTGCCCCCAGTCCTGTGAGCAAGGCCTGCTCCTATCAAGCTCGCCGTGG CTGGTCTCCAGTGGAGGGCCCCTCTTCCGTCTGTGGCTGCTGTGACTCTGGGAGCTGTGCCTCGCTTGGAGGGCCCAGGGCCTTGCACCAAGACTCTGCGCCTCGGAGGTTCGGGAAGAGAG GGGAGCCGACGGATGAGTTCCAAGTTCTTGCAGTTGGGCCCCTCATCGTTTTGAGTGAGAATGATGCTGCAGGGGCAGATGTGCCACCACCGGATATCCTTGCTCTGTCGGATGGAGAGCCCAGGAGCATGCTGGGATTGGAGCCTCAATTCCTGGCATCTGAGGTGGCTCAAGAGGACGAGCACCATCACATACAGGACCGCACTGTGGACTTTGAAATGGAGGGAAGGGGCCCCCTGAGGTTATGA